Proteins co-encoded in one Afipia sp. P52-10 genomic window:
- a CDS encoding Zn-ribbon domain-containing OB-fold protein yields MKFEPITALSPNMTAIGGDLIGGDPLALVGARCKACENFSFPPRAFCPACFSADKLERRPLRGEGTVFTFTVVRQAPAGHAVPYVLAFVDLHEGVRIMAQVRAEPEAVHIGMKVRAAFYIRTTDASSMAIYAFEPAPASMGAS; encoded by the coding sequence ATGAAATTCGAACCAATCACAGCATTATCTCCCAACATGACTGCGATCGGAGGGGACCTTATCGGCGGCGATCCTTTGGCCCTCGTCGGTGCGCGTTGCAAGGCGTGCGAGAACTTCTCGTTTCCGCCCCGCGCATTTTGCCCGGCGTGTTTCTCCGCAGACAAGCTTGAACGGCGACCTCTTCGGGGCGAGGGAACGGTATTCACTTTCACTGTCGTTCGTCAGGCTCCGGCGGGGCATGCGGTGCCATACGTGCTCGCCTTCGTCGATCTCCATGAGGGCGTTCGCATCATGGCGCAGGTGCGCGCAGAACCGGAAGCCGTCCATATTGGCATGAAGGTCCGGGCGGCATTCTACATCCGGACAACGGATGCGAGCTCCATGGCGATCTATGCGTTCGAGCCCGCTCCGGCCAGCATGGGAGCTTCATGA
- a CDS encoding thiolase family protein, whose product MTRAFVAGAGMVRFGKYDPTVTFEKLAVGAAASAMKDAGAGRANIEAVYLGHVFGGPVAGQRVAVELGLGGLPVSNHENYCASGATSLREAWLSIIAGLYDIVLVIGAEKMTDRVKGGVAPDPSDLDAVHGFIMTAGHAMSARRYMEDHGASREEIAMVAVKNHAHSRFNPYAQYQHAVTLEAVTSARLIADPLGVLDCSPISDGAAAAVLCSEKGLTRLHRPSNLPEVRAVGLVSGTLRTGLYDFNEEDISRRAGELAYAAAAIDPKDIDFVEMHDCFTIAEIVRMEGLGLIPRGEGGRWTATRRTSLGGALPVNPSGGLLSRGHPVGATGMAQVCELYWQLTGQAGGRQVENARLALGYCKGGTVNGTDGASVSTVVMST is encoded by the coding sequence ATGACTAGGGCCTTTGTTGCGGGAGCAGGTATGGTCCGGTTTGGAAAATACGATCCAACCGTCACATTCGAGAAGCTCGCTGTCGGCGCCGCGGCTTCGGCGATGAAGGATGCTGGCGCGGGGCGTGCCAATATTGAGGCGGTCTATCTTGGGCACGTCTTCGGCGGCCCGGTCGCCGGACAACGCGTCGCGGTGGAACTCGGATTGGGCGGCCTGCCGGTCAGCAACCATGAAAATTACTGTGCGAGCGGCGCGACTTCGCTCCGCGAGGCTTGGCTTTCCATCATTGCCGGGCTCTATGATATCGTTCTCGTCATCGGCGCCGAAAAGATGACCGATCGCGTGAAAGGGGGCGTGGCGCCGGATCCGTCGGACCTTGATGCCGTCCATGGCTTCATCATGACGGCAGGGCATGCGATGAGCGCCCGCCGCTACATGGAGGATCATGGCGCGTCCCGCGAGGAGATCGCGATGGTTGCAGTAAAAAACCATGCCCATTCGCGCTTCAATCCCTACGCTCAGTACCAGCATGCGGTGACACTCGAAGCCGTCACAAGCGCCCGCTTGATTGCCGATCCGCTCGGCGTGCTCGACTGCAGTCCGATCAGCGACGGCGCGGCTGCGGCCGTGCTTTGCAGCGAGAAAGGTCTCACGCGGCTCCACCGGCCCTCGAACTTGCCAGAAGTGCGTGCGGTCGGGCTTGTCAGTGGGACGCTACGCACCGGCCTCTACGACTTCAACGAGGAAGATATCTCGCGTCGGGCGGGTGAGCTCGCCTATGCCGCTGCCGCGATCGATCCAAAAGACATTGATTTCGTCGAGATGCACGATTGCTTCACGATCGCTGAGATTGTGAGGATGGAAGGTCTCGGGCTTATCCCACGCGGCGAGGGTGGGCGATGGACCGCGACGCGGCGAACCTCGTTGGGTGGGGCGCTGCCGGTCAACCCTAGTGGAGGTCTCCTGTCGCGTGGTCACCCCGTCGGCGCCACCGGCATGGCCCAGGTCTGTGAGCTATATTGGCAACTGACGGGGCAGGCCGGCGGGCGTCAAGTCGAGAACGCACGGCTTGCGCTCGGCTATTGCAAGGGTGGCACTGTGAACGGAACGGACGGCGCCTCCGTATCGACGGTAGTGATGTCGACGTGA
- a CDS encoding MaoC family dehydratase, whose protein sequence is MDEMLWRDRCFEDFAVGDVCKHRQSRTITEYDNMLFTLMTQNPAPLHIDKHFAKAMGHTRPIVNSTLTLALVTGQSVADLTPNVITNLGWDKVRLPAPVFEGDTIYSQSMVEALRPSASRKDAGIITLQTVGYTQEGVIVLQCARTVVIARRGFEPKVQRPEPADIITPREKGPS, encoded by the coding sequence ATGGACGAGATGCTGTGGCGCGATCGATGCTTCGAAGATTTCGCGGTCGGCGATGTCTGTAAGCACCGCCAGTCGCGGACGATCACTGAATACGACAATATGCTGTTCACGCTGATGACGCAGAACCCGGCTCCGCTGCATATCGACAAGCATTTCGCCAAGGCGATGGGCCACACCCGTCCTATCGTGAACTCGACGCTCACGCTTGCGCTCGTCACCGGCCAGTCGGTCGCGGACCTCACTCCCAACGTCATTACCAATCTTGGCTGGGACAAGGTGCGCCTGCCGGCGCCGGTCTTCGAAGGAGATACAATCTATAGCCAGTCGATGGTCGAGGCGCTGCGTCCATCAGCAAGCCGCAAGGACGCAGGGATCATAACCTTGCAGACTGTCGGTTATACGCAGGAAGGTGTCATCGTGCTTCAGTGCGCACGAACGGTTGTGATCGCACGTCGCGGATTTGAACCGAAAGTTCAACGTCCTGAGCCTGCTGACATCATAACGCCTCGCGAGAAGGGGCCATCATGA
- a CDS encoding FAD-dependent oxidoreductase, with translation MTTRAVETDVVVIGGNPGGCAAAISAARSGCRVVLLEATSTLGGMNANGVCGFDTARPAALSGLAKEVEGLFKKYYEQTLPDDPLQQRRSDQVWEPHVAARIWTELVADEPHITAICGAVPVAVSVRGGRIARVTWRPASDSMGAVGGDSSQDRDVAARIVVDASYEGDIAAWAGAPFTIGREAYSRAEPHAGVIYSNNLEAAPEGYLAQSLLPGSTGEASDAIMAFSFRMICKLYPDTGRDAAHRLIAPPTGYDAGAYKWTPTGRDAQGQPTFFNTLYNVVNNKCLLNRMAFGNNLAALARDYVLAHPLERGAIRRAFMDHSLGFLYFIQNDGQMPELGLADDEFVDNNHFPRQLYVREGRRIDGIAKLSEGDVNPFVSGDGLRPPLKSDAVAVGDWMIESQGCEDEVRAGYPYPEGFLFCRVTQAPFQIPYGCLLPRGVDNLLVCGAVSATHVAFSALRCEAARIQTGIAAGIAAALVLDLGCKPADVPVGAIQDEVIRRGGQLTYFADVDAEHLAFADIQWAALKGFVPADNDFAFRPDDIVTLAEFVEATVTCLELPISVTGAHFEHIPPTHRAFRYAEALYDLGTRRGVDVFPLSDVRIEDPMRDFIRHDRSPKRIAARPENPIREADAIGILSRVLQSMGRPDAPMFDDLPSVRERWLTRATLCARLRKAALTCRHEGVAEAAVIGATTGPC, from the coding sequence ATGACTACCAGAGCCGTTGAGACGGACGTTGTCGTCATCGGCGGCAATCCGGGCGGCTGCGCAGCCGCCATCTCCGCAGCGCGTTCCGGGTGTCGCGTGGTCTTGCTGGAGGCCACCTCGACGCTTGGCGGCATGAACGCCAACGGCGTCTGCGGGTTCGATACTGCCCGGCCAGCCGCACTGAGCGGCTTGGCCAAGGAGGTCGAGGGGCTGTTCAAGAAATACTATGAGCAGACCCTTCCTGATGATCCCCTGCAGCAGCGCCGCTCGGACCAGGTGTGGGAGCCTCACGTTGCAGCGCGAATCTGGACCGAACTCGTTGCCGACGAGCCCCACATCACAGCGATTTGCGGTGCTGTTCCGGTCGCCGTGAGTGTGCGCGGGGGGCGGATCGCGCGAGTGACCTGGCGCCCAGCCAGCGACTCCATGGGCGCCGTAGGCGGTGACTCGAGTCAGGACCGGGACGTCGCCGCGCGCATCGTTGTCGATGCGAGCTATGAGGGAGATATTGCCGCCTGGGCTGGCGCTCCCTTCACCATCGGCCGCGAAGCCTATAGCCGGGCCGAGCCGCATGCCGGCGTCATCTATTCGAATAATTTGGAAGCGGCGCCGGAGGGCTACCTGGCACAGTCGCTCTTGCCTGGCAGCACCGGCGAGGCGAGTGACGCTATTATGGCGTTCAGCTTCCGGATGATTTGTAAGCTCTATCCTGACACGGGTCGTGACGCTGCCCACCGTCTGATCGCGCCTCCGACCGGATACGATGCAGGCGCTTACAAGTGGACGCCTACGGGCAGGGATGCGCAGGGGCAGCCGACCTTTTTCAACACCCTCTATAATGTCGTGAACAACAAATGCCTGCTCAACAGGATGGCTTTCGGCAACAACCTTGCCGCCCTGGCGCGGGATTATGTCCTTGCACATCCGCTCGAGCGCGGAGCCATCCGGCGCGCCTTTATGGATCACTCGCTGGGCTTCCTCTACTTCATCCAGAATGACGGCCAAATGCCCGAGCTCGGACTCGCCGATGATGAGTTTGTCGATAACAACCATTTCCCGCGCCAGCTTTACGTGCGCGAGGGCCGGAGGATCGACGGTATCGCAAAGCTGAGCGAAGGCGACGTCAATCCCTTTGTCTCGGGCGACGGATTGCGGCCGCCGTTGAAATCCGACGCTGTCGCGGTCGGTGATTGGATGATCGAATCGCAGGGGTGTGAAGATGAGGTTCGTGCGGGGTATCCTTATCCCGAGGGCTTTCTGTTCTGCCGCGTCACCCAGGCTCCGTTCCAGATTCCTTACGGTTGCCTGTTGCCGCGCGGCGTCGACAACTTGCTGGTTTGCGGCGCCGTCAGCGCGACCCATGTGGCCTTCAGCGCCCTTCGATGTGAGGCGGCCCGCATCCAGACCGGCATTGCCGCAGGTATTGCCGCCGCGCTTGTGCTCGATCTCGGCTGCAAGCCGGCCGACGTGCCAGTCGGCGCGATCCAGGATGAGGTCATTCGGCGCGGAGGTCAGTTGACCTATTTTGCCGACGTCGACGCCGAACATTTGGCCTTTGCCGACATTCAGTGGGCGGCGCTGAAAGGCTTCGTGCCGGCTGACAACGACTTCGCGTTCCGCCCGGACGATATCGTGACGCTGGCGGAGTTCGTAGAGGCGACGGTCACGTGTCTTGAACTTCCGATTAGCGTCACGGGTGCGCACTTCGAGCATATCCCTCCCACGCATCGGGCGTTTCGCTATGCCGAAGCGCTGTACGATCTTGGGACGCGGCGCGGCGTGGACGTGTTTCCGCTGTCTGACGTGAGGATCGAGGATCCGATGCGGGATTTCATCCGCCACGATAGATCGCCAAAGCGCATTGCGGCGCGGCCTGAGAATCCAATACGCGAGGCGGACGCGATCGGCATCCTTTCTCGCGTTTTGCAATCTATGGGCCGGCCCGACGCTCCGATGTTCGACGATCTTCCGTCTGTTCGGGAGCGCTGGCTGACACGCGCGACGCTCTGTGCGCGTCTGCGCAAGGCCGCGCTGACATGTCGGCATGAAGGAGTTGCGGAGGCAGCAGTCATCGGTGCCACAACCGGGCCTTGTTGA
- a CDS encoding class I adenylate-forming enzyme family protein, with translation MNAIPSASDLLETSPKPASRTIPTLLAEISARYPDRPALVSGDLRWNYSELRYYVKGYAKGLTALGVARGSRVAVLMGNRPEWIVAALAICSLGAIMVAVNTWLTVRELRYVLEHSDTDTLIFTPRFLRSDFAAMLNEITANPAALPKLKQTIHVGQAGCGESIAFNTLPWLGRKISDAEIGETFCQVQANDVAYLLYTSGSTAAPKGVQIHHEGLIANVWAIGERMHVTTADRLWLAISLFWGFGCENALFNALTHGACLVLQEHFDAAEALRLIEQERCTLLYATPNIVKALHAHPDRAQRNLSSLRSGGTFGTSDQMKLAIELGAHEICHIYGLTEVYGNCHVTDCRHDPVDKRLTSVGRPLPGFTQRIVDPETLKPRSVGEVGEILLKGHVTSGYYKDPQRTQLAFTADGFFRTGDLGFVDEEGFLYFRGRLKEMIKSGGINVSPAEIEDILSSHPAIEAAYVVGIPDAEKDEVIGAVIIGKKVDADELKAFCRERLATYKIPHKFCFVSERDLPLTTTGKLQRARLAELFQL, from the coding sequence ATGAATGCAATACCGTCTGCGAGTGATCTCCTCGAGACCAGTCCAAAACCCGCGAGCCGAACCATTCCAACGCTGCTTGCGGAGATTTCCGCTCGCTACCCCGACCGCCCGGCGCTGGTCTCTGGCGACCTGCGCTGGAACTACAGCGAGCTTCGCTATTACGTGAAGGGCTACGCCAAAGGGCTGACTGCGTTAGGGGTGGCACGAGGTAGTCGGGTGGCCGTGCTGATGGGCAATAGACCCGAGTGGATCGTTGCGGCACTGGCAATCTGTTCGCTCGGCGCAATCATGGTTGCAGTCAACACCTGGTTAACTGTACGCGAGCTCCGCTACGTACTCGAGCACTCAGACACAGATACGCTAATCTTCACGCCCAGGTTTCTGCGCAGTGACTTCGCCGCTATGCTGAACGAGATCACAGCCAATCCGGCCGCCCTTCCAAAACTCAAGCAAACCATACATGTGGGCCAAGCCGGTTGCGGCGAAAGCATCGCTTTCAATACTCTGCCCTGGCTTGGCAGAAAAATATCCGATGCTGAGATCGGTGAAACGTTTTGCCAGGTTCAGGCGAATGACGTCGCCTACCTGCTGTACACATCGGGCTCAACCGCCGCTCCCAAAGGCGTGCAGATTCATCACGAAGGGCTGATCGCCAACGTGTGGGCGATCGGCGAGCGCATGCACGTGACCACCGCTGACCGGCTCTGGCTGGCCATATCGCTGTTCTGGGGGTTCGGCTGCGAGAACGCGCTGTTCAATGCGCTAACCCACGGCGCATGCTTGGTTCTGCAAGAGCATTTCGATGCCGCCGAAGCGCTTCGGCTGATCGAACAGGAACGCTGCACGCTGCTCTATGCGACGCCGAACATCGTCAAGGCACTCCACGCACATCCCGACCGCGCGCAGCGAAATTTAAGCTCTTTGAGGTCCGGCGGAACATTCGGCACGTCTGACCAGATGAAACTGGCGATTGAATTGGGTGCGCATGAGATCTGCCACATCTACGGGCTCACCGAAGTTTACGGAAATTGTCACGTCACCGATTGCAGGCACGACCCGGTCGACAAGCGCCTCACCTCGGTAGGCCGTCCATTGCCGGGTTTCACACAACGGATCGTCGATCCGGAAACGCTCAAACCTCGGTCTGTGGGCGAAGTCGGCGAGATCCTTCTCAAGGGCCATGTAACGAGCGGCTATTATAAGGACCCGCAGCGGACGCAGTTGGCCTTTACCGCCGACGGCTTCTTCCGAACCGGCGATCTCGGCTTTGTCGATGAAGAGGGATTTCTGTACTTCCGCGGGCGTTTGAAAGAGATGATCAAGTCGGGAGGCATCAACGTTTCCCCGGCCGAAATCGAGGACATTCTCTCCTCTCACCCCGCCATTGAGGCCGCATACGTCGTCGGCATCCCGGACGCAGAGAAGGACGAGGTGATTGGAGCGGTGATTATTGGCAAGAAAGTCGATGCCGACGAGTTGAAGGCATTTTGCCGCGAGAGGCTTGCTACCTACAAGATACCGCACAAATTCTGCTTTGTCTCGGAGAGGGACTTACCGCTCACGACCACCGGTAAGCTGCAGCGGGCGCGCCTCGCCGAGCTTTTCCAATTATAG
- a CDS encoding LysR substrate-binding domain-containing protein: MEIKQLKQFLAIINTGSLSRAAVMLGVAQPLLTRQIKHLEEELGEMLLHRNGRGVVPTDAGRMLEKYAKTIVSTSTEAESAIKSLSAAPTGEVVLGLPPMIGATLTVPVVESFKKAFPNISLRLVEAYSGYILEWLTTARLDVAIIYNVARHTFYKAEPLVEEDLYLAAANQMQLPFTGEIVGFAELITVPLILPNRPNGLRNLVDAYFARHGGKPNITLEVDGLSALLRLVEHGHAATIMSSGLARRYRQEGRMQVFPITNPPMTGELCLATSTQRPSTSVTRALARIVRTEVKALSPANGWRPIK; this comes from the coding sequence ATGGAAATAAAGCAACTCAAGCAGTTTCTTGCGATCATTAATACGGGGAGTCTCTCGCGCGCAGCCGTGATGCTTGGCGTCGCCCAGCCCCTTCTCACCCGGCAAATAAAACACCTCGAAGAAGAGCTCGGTGAGATGCTTCTTCATCGCAACGGGCGCGGAGTTGTTCCGACCGACGCCGGCCGCATGCTTGAGAAGTATGCGAAGACGATTGTCAGCACATCAACCGAAGCCGAGAGCGCCATCAAGTCGCTGAGTGCTGCCCCAACCGGCGAGGTTGTACTCGGTTTGCCCCCGATGATCGGAGCGACGCTGACAGTTCCGGTGGTCGAATCCTTCAAGAAGGCCTTTCCGAACATCTCACTTCGGCTTGTCGAGGCCTATAGCGGGTACATCTTGGAGTGGCTGACGACGGCACGACTCGATGTCGCCATCATCTACAATGTCGCCCGGCATACCTTCTACAAGGCCGAACCGCTCGTCGAAGAGGATCTTTATCTCGCAGCCGCCAACCAGATGCAGCTTCCGTTTACGGGAGAGATCGTCGGCTTTGCCGAACTGATCACCGTTCCGCTGATTTTACCCAACCGTCCAAACGGGCTTCGCAACCTTGTCGATGCCTATTTCGCCAGGCATGGCGGCAAGCCGAATATCACACTTGAGGTTGATGGACTTTCAGCGCTCCTGCGCCTGGTCGAGCATGGACACGCAGCAACAATCATGTCGAGCGGCCTCGCGCGCCGCTATCGGCAGGAAGGGCGAATGCAGGTGTTCCCGATTACCAATCCGCCCATGACCGGCGAACTTTGTCTCGCCACATCGACCCAACGCCCATCGACCTCGGTTACCCGCGCGCTCGCCCGCATCGTCCGCACCGAAGTAAAGGCGTTGTCGCCTGCCAATGGTTGGCGCCCGATCAAGTGA
- a CDS encoding SMP-30/gluconolactonase/LRE family protein: protein MPVDTDLFTVVARTEDKLGEIPLWDTRTQSLVWVDLLKPRLNRWDHRSGASTSTVIKEKIGSFCLAEDDSVVITGRSGVSRWWPALDRYEHIACPEADRPANIMNDGRVDGRGRFLFGSMDRMNGGDSGRLWSLTQGEPPRLLIDTGVFVPNGLCWSPCGRVLYFGDSHLDCLFAFDYDLATGAVTNRRVFADTRGIGGTLDGCSVDVDGFVWHARFGAGKLVRFDPKGRIDQSWTMPTRQPTHLTFGGPELRTLYITSARFRMPERELLADPDAGALFAMEVAVKGLPEGRFA from the coding sequence ATGCCGGTGGATACCGATCTCTTCACGGTGGTCGCAAGAACAGAAGACAAGCTTGGTGAAATCCCACTCTGGGATACACGAACCCAAAGCCTCGTGTGGGTGGATCTGCTGAAGCCGCGACTGAATCGCTGGGACCATCGCAGCGGTGCCAGCACATCGACAGTCATCAAGGAGAAGATAGGCTCGTTCTGCCTCGCGGAAGATGACTCCGTTGTGATCACCGGGCGCTCTGGCGTTTCTCGCTGGTGGCCCGCGCTCGACCGCTATGAGCACATCGCATGTCCGGAGGCGGATCGTCCGGCGAATATCATGAACGACGGCCGCGTGGACGGCCGCGGTCGTTTCCTCTTCGGCAGCATGGATCGAATGAACGGAGGTGACAGCGGTCGGCTGTGGAGCCTTACGCAGGGAGAGCCGCCACGGCTGTTGATCGATACCGGAGTGTTCGTGCCGAATGGACTTTGTTGGAGTCCCTGTGGTCGAGTTCTCTACTTCGGCGACAGCCACCTCGATTGCTTGTTCGCCTTCGATTACGACCTCGCAACAGGGGCCGTCACGAACAGGCGGGTGTTTGCAGACACGCGCGGGATAGGAGGCACGCTGGATGGCTGTAGCGTCGACGTCGACGGATTTGTCTGGCACGCGCGCTTTGGCGCCGGCAAGCTCGTACGGTTCGATCCGAAAGGCAGAATCGATCAATCGTGGACGATGCCAACACGCCAGCCGACACATTTGACGTTCGGCGGTCCCGAGCTGCGAACCCTTTACATCACGTCAGCACGCTTTCGCATGCCGGAGCGTGAACTCCTAGCGGATCCCGATGCAGGGGCGCTCTTTGCGATGGAGGTCGCGGTGAAGGGGTTGCCTGAGGGGCGATTCGCCTGA
- a CDS encoding xanthine dehydrogenase family protein molybdopterin-binding subunit, which produces MSTITSLDRRLFLASSAAGELMIALGLPIGAARAQAAAVFGSFLRIAPDGQVTAVVPCVEMGQGSHTALAMILTDELGADWSRVTVVAPPLGLAYRTPGRPFQNTSGSQMVRRWETPLRRSAAAAREMLVQAAANQWRVETTACAVANGEVSHPPSGRRATFGALAGEAAKLPEPKEPAVRTTRTLIGKSLPRVDIPAKVNGSAVFGIDVRLPGMIFATIRQAPVFGAKLVSVDDTKARAMPGVIDVVKLPDAVAVVADSFWRAKSAADFLEPVYSGTAHARISTDDIMKSQQIQLDSPVASVGIESGDISTVHSASANLYRADYSVPFIHHATMEPMCCTAHLTDDKFEFWVPTQNHTGVQQVAVKVSGMAPDKIVVNATLVGGGFGRKFEQDFVEQAALIAKAVKRPVKLIWTREEDIQHGFYRPAMSARLTADLDPEGFPRALIMRVVGPSVVEHTIGQPFVNGVDPVAFLGVSTETPQSPSRIQQYAIKNFRGEYVYQPTHVPVGYWRSVGASQNGFFIESFIDELAAKAGKDPYAFRQRLLQKSPRGLAVLDRVAKEAGWEQPLAAGRHRGIAFSECVGSMFAAIAEISMTGGVPNVHRVVCAIDCGKAIHPENVIRQTEGCVIMGLSAALAERITIADGKCEQSNFHDYPLLGIASIPRIEVHVIESGAALGGVGEAGVPHRPWPTRCLRRLGSACGHCR; this is translated from the coding sequence ATGAGCACCATAACCTCCCTCGATCGACGTCTGTTTCTGGCGAGCTCCGCTGCCGGAGAATTGATGATCGCACTCGGATTGCCTATCGGCGCGGCACGCGCTCAAGCAGCTGCCGTCTTTGGGTCTTTCCTTCGCATCGCGCCGGATGGCCAGGTGACAGCCGTCGTCCCTTGCGTCGAAATGGGCCAGGGTTCACATACCGCGCTGGCTATGATCCTTACGGATGAGTTGGGCGCGGATTGGTCGCGTGTGACCGTCGTCGCGCCACCACTCGGCCTGGCCTACCGCACGCCCGGACGCCCGTTTCAGAACACATCAGGTAGCCAGATGGTCCGCCGCTGGGAGACGCCGCTTCGGCGCTCGGCTGCGGCCGCACGAGAGATGTTGGTGCAGGCTGCCGCCAATCAGTGGCGGGTCGAGACCACGGCATGCGCGGTTGCCAACGGCGAGGTCTCCCATCCGCCAAGCGGACGCAGGGCCACTTTTGGCGCCCTGGCGGGCGAGGCTGCGAAACTGCCCGAGCCAAAGGAACCCGCTGTGCGGACAACACGCACGCTCATCGGCAAGAGCTTGCCCCGCGTCGATATCCCCGCGAAAGTAAACGGAAGCGCGGTGTTTGGTATCGACGTCCGCCTTCCCGGCATGATTTTCGCAACCATCCGTCAAGCACCGGTCTTCGGCGCAAAACTGGTATCGGTGGATGACACAAAGGCACGAGCGATGCCCGGGGTCATCGACGTCGTCAAGCTTCCCGATGCGGTCGCCGTGGTGGCCGATAGTTTTTGGCGCGCCAAGAGCGCGGCGGATTTCCTCGAACCAGTATATTCCGGAACAGCGCACGCTCGGATTTCCACTGACGACATCATGAAATCGCAACAGATACAACTGGACTCGCCAGTCGCGTCCGTTGGCATCGAGAGCGGCGACATAAGCACGGTCCATAGCGCGAGCGCAAATCTCTATCGCGCCGACTATTCCGTGCCTTTCATCCATCACGCGACGATGGAGCCGATGTGCTGCACGGCCCACCTCACGGACGACAAGTTCGAGTTCTGGGTCCCGACCCAGAACCATACCGGGGTGCAGCAGGTAGCTGTGAAGGTCAGCGGGATGGCCCCTGACAAGATCGTGGTCAACGCCACGCTCGTCGGCGGTGGATTTGGTCGAAAGTTCGAACAGGATTTCGTCGAACAGGCTGCGCTGATCGCCAAAGCCGTTAAACGACCTGTCAAACTGATCTGGACCAGGGAAGAAGACATTCAGCACGGCTTCTACCGCCCAGCAATGAGCGCGCGTCTCACAGCCGATCTCGATCCTGAGGGCTTCCCGCGCGCATTGATCATGCGCGTCGTGGGACCTTCGGTCGTGGAGCACACGATCGGCCAGCCGTTCGTCAACGGGGTTGATCCTGTCGCATTCCTTGGCGTCTCGACCGAAACGCCGCAATCCCCCTCGCGCATCCAGCAGTATGCCATCAAGAATTTCCGCGGCGAATACGTCTATCAGCCGACGCATGTTCCGGTTGGCTATTGGCGCTCCGTCGGCGCCTCCCAAAACGGCTTCTTTATCGAGAGCTTTATCGATGAGCTCGCGGCGAAGGCCGGCAAAGATCCTTACGCATTTCGCCAGAGGTTGCTGCAGAAGAGCCCCCGTGGGCTTGCGGTTCTCGATCGCGTCGCGAAGGAGGCGGGTTGGGAGCAACCGCTTGCCGCTGGACGCCATCGAGGCATTGCCTTCTCCGAATGCGTTGGAAGCATGTTCGCAGCCATTGCAGAAATCTCAATGACGGGCGGAGTTCCAAATGTTCATCGCGTCGTCTGCGCGATCGATTGCGGCAAAGCCATCCATCCCGAGAATGTCATCAGGCAGACTGAGGGCTGCGTGATCATGGGATTGAGCGCCGCTCTCGCAGAGAGAATCACAATCGCCGACGGCAAGTGCGAGCAGAGCAACTTCCATGACTACCCGCTCCTCGGCATCGCTTCCATTCCGCGGATCGAGGTTCATGTGATCGAAAGCGGAGCGGCTCTCGGCGGCGTTGGCGAGGCCGGCGTACCGCACCGGCCGTGGCCAACGCGATGTTTGCGGCGACTGGGAAGCGCGTGCGGTCACTGCCGCTGA
- a CDS encoding (2Fe-2S)-binding protein — protein MLKLMVNGRSVDVTAEPETPLLWVLRDELGLTGTKFGCGAGLCGACTVHVDGSAVRSCQIAVKDIGNDKVVTIEGLSKASDHPVQKAWVLEQVPQCGYCQSGMLMAASALLATNPKPTDADIEATMTNICRCGTYPRIKAAIHRAANG, from the coding sequence ATGCTGAAACTTATGGTGAATGGTCGATCGGTCGACGTGACGGCAGAGCCCGAGACGCCGCTGTTGTGGGTGCTGAGGGACGAACTCGGTCTAACCGGGACGAAATTCGGATGCGGCGCCGGGCTATGCGGCGCCTGCACGGTCCACGTCGATGGCAGCGCCGTCCGATCCTGCCAGATCGCGGTAAAGGACATCGGCAATGACAAAGTTGTCACGATCGAAGGTCTGAGCAAGGCCTCAGATCATCCTGTGCAGAAGGCTTGGGTCCTCGAGCAGGTGCCGCAATGCGGGTACTGCCAATCGGGTATGCTGATGGCCGCAAGTGCCCTGCTCGCGACCAACCCGAAACCAACCGATGCGGACATTGAGGCGACCATGACGAACATTTGCCGCTGCGGCACCTATCCGCGTATCAAGGCCGCTATTCATCGCGCCGCAAATGGTTGA